In Methylomarinum sp. Ch1-1, the following proteins share a genomic window:
- a CDS encoding KAP family P-loop NTPase fold protein yields the protein MWSDTESEDDYLNFGEVSQLAVDILTSDGMLPVSIGVFGNWGAGKSSLLKLIEQHLNADERDWIVIKFDAWLYQGYDDARAALLEVIATALTKAADGNEGLTQKTKKLLARVNFFRALGYMAEGTALLAGIPTGGLLARGAGALENASDGIQDEDEYENLSKTAKEAKEHAGSLLKSEAKKSPPQQIDAFRKEYSEILEELDMPLVVVIDNLDRCLPTNAIHTLEAIRLFLFLTNTAFIIAADEEMIRFAVADYFKGASDRHQIDYLDKLIQVPIRVPKAGVREVRSYLFMLFAIDHGLSKDKLATLRDGLEKALQQSWKADPISRQDALALTEESEDSTLAQAFERADRIAPVLANSPIIHGNPRIVKRLLNVVKMRSQIARRRSMSLDEAIITKLVIFERCVGVKATTDFYRLVDAEQGVPALLKQLEEGQGEIPDNAPKTWTDNPTTKSFISKWAQLEPKLSEVDLRAAIYLSRETMPVGAYVVGLSPGGREVLDVLVATKNTSSPTAEKFLDTLPLEEQIPVMEGVISHLRQVSDWSRKPKGFTGACLLARHSDDAAKILIRYLQELVLTDKPPAWMTTLLKEERWHKDA from the coding sequence TTGTGGTCAGATACGGAATCTGAGGATGACTACCTAAATTTTGGTGAAGTTTCGCAGCTGGCAGTCGACATACTTACTTCAGATGGTATGTTGCCAGTTTCCATTGGCGTGTTCGGCAACTGGGGTGCCGGCAAGTCTTCTCTTTTAAAACTGATTGAGCAGCACCTCAATGCAGACGAAAGGGATTGGATTGTCATTAAATTCGATGCTTGGTTATACCAGGGATACGACGATGCCCGGGCTGCACTCCTTGAGGTAATTGCGACCGCATTAACGAAAGCCGCGGATGGAAATGAAGGTCTGACCCAAAAGACAAAAAAACTCCTCGCTCGGGTGAACTTTTTTAGGGCTCTGGGTTACATGGCCGAAGGGACGGCACTGTTGGCGGGCATTCCTACCGGTGGGCTCCTTGCTCGCGGCGCAGGTGCTCTGGAAAATGCCAGCGATGGTATTCAGGATGAAGATGAGTACGAGAATCTGAGCAAGACAGCCAAAGAGGCCAAGGAACATGCAGGTAGCTTATTAAAGTCCGAGGCGAAAAAGAGCCCGCCTCAACAGATAGATGCCTTCCGGAAAGAATACAGTGAAATCCTAGAAGAGCTCGACATGCCTCTAGTGGTGGTCATCGACAACCTTGATCGCTGCCTGCCTACCAATGCAATACATACCCTCGAAGCTATACGGCTGTTTCTGTTCCTGACTAATACTGCGTTCATCATTGCGGCCGACGAAGAGATGATTCGCTTTGCGGTGGCCGACTACTTCAAAGGAGCTTCGGACCGCCATCAAATCGACTACCTAGATAAGCTGATTCAGGTCCCTATACGCGTGCCCAAGGCTGGGGTGCGGGAAGTCCGCTCCTACTTGTTCATGCTGTTCGCCATTGACCATGGTCTATCCAAGGACAAGCTCGCCACTCTCCGAGACGGTCTCGAGAAAGCCCTACAGCAGTCCTGGAAGGCTGACCCCATTTCCCGGCAGGACGCATTGGCTCTTACTGAAGAGTCAGAAGATAGCACGCTAGCCCAGGCATTTGAGCGTGCTGACCGTATCGCGCCGGTACTGGCAAACTCACCCATTATCCACGGAAACCCAAGGATCGTGAAACGGCTATTAAACGTCGTTAAAATGCGCTCACAGATTGCACGGCGCCGCTCAATGTCTCTGGATGAGGCCATTATCACCAAGCTGGTCATATTCGAGCGGTGCGTGGGCGTGAAGGCAACGACTGACTTTTACCGCCTAGTGGATGCCGAACAGGGAGTTCCCGCCCTGCTCAAGCAGTTGGAAGAAGGGCAGGGCGAGATACCCGACAACGCCCCCAAGACATGGACGGATAATCCAACAACGAAATCCTTTATCAGCAAGTGGGCCCAGCTCGAACCCAAGTTAAGTGAAGTCGACCTAAGAGCTGCGATTTATCTTTCACGAGAAACCATGCCGGTTGGCGCCTATGTAGTAGGATTGTCCCCGGGCGGTCGCGAAGTGCTGGACGTGCTGGTGGCCACGAAAAATACCAGCTCACCCACGGCGGAAAAGTTTCTGGATACTCTGCCGCTGGAAGAGCAGATCCCTGTGATGGAAGGGGTGATAAGCCATTTAAGGCAGGTGTCCGATTGGTCGCGTAAACCCAAAGGATTTACAGGGGCCTGCCTACTGGCTCGCCACTCAGATGATGCAGCCAAGATTCTGATTCGGTACCTGCAGGAACTGGTTTTGACTGATAAGCCCCCTGCATGGATGACCACCCTGTTAAAAGAAGAGCGATGGCATAAGGACGCTTAA
- a CDS encoding RNA-guided endonuclease InsQ/TnpB family protein → MKRAYKYRFYPDAEQEVLLTKTFGCVRFVYNAILRYRMDVYQQDQVKINYSGASAKLTELKVTPDLSFLKEVSSVPLQQCLRHQQRAFTNFFEGRAKYPVFKSRKHKQSAEFTYRAFTYKNGQLTLAKCKSPLDIRWSRKLPCAPSTITVSKDRAGRYFVSCLCEFEPLLLPVTDKKVGIDVGIKDLFVSSDEFRSGNPRHTAKYEVKLAILQRRLAKKTLGGRNRAKAKRKVARLHAKIADCRQDHLHKLSRKLINENQVVCAENLAVKNLIKHPTLAKSIADASWGELTRQIEYKANWAGRVYVEIDRFFPSTKRCHCCGLVTQSMPLNVRSWECPQCGTNHDRDLNAAKNVLAAGLAVLAFGENVSDGDIPISPSDSR, encoded by the coding sequence GTGAAACGCGCGTATAAATATCGATTTTACCCTGATGCTGAACAAGAAGTTTTGTTGACTAAAACGTTTGGTTGCGTGCGCTTTGTCTATAATGCCATCCTTCGGTACCGAATGGATGTTTACCAGCAAGACCAGGTTAAAATCAATTATTCTGGCGCCAGTGCAAAATTAACCGAACTGAAAGTGACGCCGGACCTGTCGTTTCTCAAAGAAGTCTCCAGCGTACCGTTGCAACAATGTCTTCGACATCAGCAAAGGGCGTTTACGAATTTTTTCGAAGGCCGAGCAAAATACCCGGTGTTTAAATCGAGAAAACACAAGCAATCTGCAGAATTTACTTATCGAGCATTTACTTACAAGAACGGCCAGCTGACTTTGGCCAAATGCAAGAGCCCGTTGGACATCCGCTGGAGTCGGAAGCTGCCTTGCGCGCCATCAACCATTACCGTGTCCAAGGATCGGGCTGGCCGCTATTTCGTTTCCTGCCTGTGTGAATTCGAACCGTTGTTACTGCCGGTAACCGATAAGAAAGTTGGCATCGATGTCGGCATTAAAGACCTGTTTGTGTCCTCGGACGAATTTCGATCCGGGAATCCTCGCCATACCGCGAAATACGAAGTGAAACTGGCAATCCTTCAGCGTCGCTTAGCGAAAAAGACGTTAGGCGGCCGAAACCGGGCAAAAGCAAAGCGCAAGGTCGCCCGCCTTCATGCAAAGATCGCCGATTGTAGACAGGATCATTTGCACAAGCTGTCACGCAAACTCATTAACGAGAACCAAGTGGTTTGCGCGGAAAACCTTGCAGTAAAAAACCTGATCAAACATCCCACGCTCGCCAAATCGATTGCCGACGCCAGCTGGGGCGAACTGACGCGCCAGATCGAATATAAAGCGAATTGGGCTGGCAGAGTCTATGTTGAAATTGATCGGTTTTTTCCGTCCACCAAACGCTGTCATTGCTGCGGTTTAGTTACCCAATCCATGCCGCTGAACGTCCGGTCCTGGGAGTGCCCGCAATGCGGGACGAATCACGATCGCGACCTGAATGCAGCGAAAAACGTTTTAGCCGCCGGGCTGGCGGTGTTAGCCTTTGGAGAGAATGTAAGTGATGGCGATATTCCGATATCACCATCCGATTCTCGATGA
- a CDS encoding zinc ribbon domain-containing protein, translating to MLCPRCGHAARENRRTQADFQCASCGYRYHADVVGAKNVLTRGHRVLAGLAPTIPVGASL from the coding sequence ATGCTATGTCCGCGCTGTGGTCATGCCGCCAGGGAAAACCGTCGAACCCAAGCTGATTTCCAATGCGCCAGCTGCGGTTACCGGTATCATGCCGATGTCGTTGGCGCAAAAAACGTATTAACCCGAGGGCACAGGGTGTTAGCCGGCTTAGCGCCGACAATACCCGTCGGGGCTAGTCTGTGA
- a CDS encoding retropepsin-like aspartic protease family protein, with translation MKHPVLLVFLTFVILYVAADYFLRQKAPSFAIDHQIDGVHGMLETSIEETSDGIVITADRRGHYSGSGLINGRPMNFIIDTGATWVAVPRRFAELAGLKRGARVKVYTAAGETAGYQTTVDSLQIGVLTIRNARAVIQDGLDTVLVGMSVLKQFKITQDQGKMSIEINPGNLNSNSVS, from the coding sequence ATGAAGCATCCGGTACTTCTGGTATTTCTTACTTTTGTCATTCTGTATGTAGCTGCCGATTATTTTTTGCGGCAGAAAGCCCCTTCTTTTGCTATTGATCATCAAATTGACGGTGTACATGGTATGCTTGAGACTTCAATCGAGGAAACATCGGATGGTATTGTCATTACTGCCGATAGAAGAGGTCATTATTCTGGCAGCGGATTGATCAATGGTCGCCCCATGAACTTTATAATCGACACCGGTGCAACCTGGGTAGCTGTGCCAAGGAGATTTGCTGAACTCGCGGGCTTAAAGAGGGGGGCTCGGGTCAAAGTTTATACTGCAGCCGGAGAGACGGCGGGCTATCAAACCACGGTGGATAGCTTGCAGATTGGCGTATTAACCATTCGAAATGCTCGCGCAGTAATTCAAGACGGACTTGATACGGTGTTAGTTGGTATGTCGGTTCTGAAGCAATTTAAGATTACTCAGGACCAAGGAAAGATGTCCATTGAAATAAATCCTGGCAACTTAAACTCTAACAGTGTTAGTTGA
- a CDS encoding H-NS histone family protein yields the protein MNNRETMTQMSEQELNQMILDAQDILKDKRCAKKNRALEQIHLLADAAGVHVEITEKGKRSHLKGKKVPVKYQNPENTSEKWSGRGLYPKWLQKLLDSGRSLEEFKVE from the coding sequence ATGAATAATAGAGAAACCATGACTCAAATGAGTGAGCAGGAGCTTAATCAAATGATTCTGGACGCGCAAGACATATTGAAAGACAAGCGTTGCGCAAAAAAAAATAGAGCACTGGAACAGATTCATCTCTTGGCTGATGCGGCCGGCGTTCATGTGGAAATCACCGAAAAAGGTAAGCGATCACACTTAAAGGGCAAGAAGGTGCCAGTCAAGTATCAAAATCCTGAGAACACAAGTGAAAAGTGGTCTGGGCGGGGCCTTTACCCAAAATGGCTGCAGAAGTTACTGGATAGCGGCCGCTCTTTAGAGGAATTTAAGGTGGAATAA
- a CDS encoding ATP-dependent DNA helicase: protein MDKLSPDQLNVLDLIASGKNIFLTGKAGSGKSEILKALRKKRTDGDTVFLSTTGMAAMNINGCTAHRFFRFGLSLLDPDKIQKEPVKREFEEMIKYIKTIVIDEISMCRADVLEAIDRRLKKACRSELPFGGKQMVLVGDPFQLAPVVQTSEKAYFSKSDLFNGEYFFDAPAWRKGRFTCVNLSEVFRRDPDSDQFIDALNDIRVGVNKQGALSVINQRINASIDSETPPVFLCAMNKQAHEANVTALKSISGKGARYKGRTAGEVDEAELPVPKELLVKIGARVIAAANHEEGLYVNGSTGTVLDFNREKIIIKFDHSESPVEVVRKTWPINDYIYDEDKNQVETKTIGAFEQFPLKLAWALTIHKSQGQTLDNVHLDLGEGAFAYGQIYVALSRVRSLNALSTSKFIKPRDIAVDPRVKQFAEEYIHKNEKLKLKNIAIPEQYELDVRRLIEELKEKDRLASEEIRTQNIASMRQALN, encoded by the coding sequence ATGGATAAATTATCACCTGATCAATTAAATGTTTTGGACTTGATCGCTTCTGGTAAAAATATCTTTTTGACAGGAAAGGCGGGATCCGGAAAATCAGAGATTCTAAAAGCATTGCGAAAAAAACGGACCGATGGCGATACAGTCTTTTTGTCGACTACAGGAATGGCGGCAATGAATATTAATGGCTGTACGGCCCATCGTTTTTTTAGGTTCGGCCTTAGCTTGCTGGATCCGGACAAAATCCAAAAAGAACCGGTAAAACGGGAATTCGAGGAGATGATTAAATACATCAAGACCATCGTAATTGATGAGATCTCGATGTGTCGCGCCGATGTTCTTGAAGCTATCGATCGACGATTGAAAAAAGCGTGTCGGTCGGAATTGCCATTCGGCGGCAAGCAAATGGTTTTGGTAGGGGATCCTTTTCAATTAGCGCCTGTCGTCCAAACATCCGAAAAAGCCTACTTTAGTAAAAGTGATTTATTTAATGGGGAATATTTTTTCGATGCGCCAGCTTGGAGAAAAGGACGATTTACCTGCGTTAATTTATCAGAAGTCTTTCGTCGCGATCCTGATAGCGACCAATTTATTGATGCGCTTAACGACATTCGTGTTGGTGTTAACAAACAAGGGGCGTTGTCTGTTATTAATCAACGAATAAACGCTTCCATTGACAGTGAAACGCCGCCGGTTTTTTTATGCGCGATGAACAAACAAGCACACGAAGCCAACGTAACAGCATTAAAGTCGATTTCAGGCAAGGGTGCGAGATATAAAGGTAGGACCGCCGGCGAAGTAGATGAGGCAGAACTTCCTGTTCCGAAGGAATTATTGGTAAAAATTGGCGCCCGGGTCATTGCTGCAGCCAATCATGAAGAGGGCTTGTATGTGAATGGCAGTACTGGCACCGTTCTAGACTTCAACCGAGAAAAGATTATCATCAAATTTGATCACTCGGAATCACCTGTAGAGGTTGTTCGTAAAACATGGCCGATCAATGATTACATCTACGATGAGGACAAGAACCAGGTTGAAACAAAGACGATTGGAGCCTTTGAACAATTTCCATTAAAACTAGCCTGGGCTCTAACGATTCACAAATCTCAAGGTCAGACACTTGATAATGTCCATTTAGACCTAGGAGAGGGTGCTTTTGCCTATGGCCAAATTTATGTCGCGTTGTCTCGGGTTCGCTCGTTAAACGCCTTGTCTACAAGCAAATTCATCAAGCCGCGAGATATTGCTGTTGACCCTCGAGTTAAACAATTTGCCGAAGAGTATATTCATAAAAATGAAAAACTAAAGCTTAAGAATATTGCGATTCCGGAACAATATGAACTTGATGTCAGACGATTAATTGAAGAATTAAAAGAGAAAGATCGCTTGGCCAGTGAAGAAATCCGAACTCAAAATATAGCCTCGATGCGCCAAGCATTAAATTAG
- a CDS encoding macro domain-containing protein, giving the protein MKKVYGDLIQLAKVGQFDVIVHGCNCFCTMGAGIALDIKQQFPEAYKADLRTNKGERKKLGGFSHSVVANEYGKPLIVVNAYTQYHYGRRFTKGNEATDYRAIKKVFGKIREQFGDLKIGYPKIGAGLAGGDWSKIEPIIDEAMIDCDHTLVLLS; this is encoded by the coding sequence ATGAAAAAGGTTTATGGTGATTTAATACAGTTGGCTAAAGTAGGACAGTTTGATGTGATCGTACATGGATGCAACTGTTTTTGCACTATGGGAGCTGGCATTGCATTGGACATTAAGCAACAGTTTCCAGAGGCTTATAAAGCAGATCTCAGAACAAATAAAGGGGAACGAAAAAAACTAGGTGGCTTTAGTCATTCCGTGGTCGCCAATGAATATGGCAAGCCGTTGATTGTCGTTAATGCTTATACGCAATATCATTATGGTCGTCGCTTTACAAAAGGGAATGAGGCGACCGATTATCGGGCGATCAAAAAAGTGTTTGGCAAAATCAGAGAACAGTTTGGCGACCTGAAAATTGGCTACCCAAAAATTGGCGCCGGTCTAGCCGGGGGTGACTGGAGTAAAATCGAACCGATAATTGATGAGGCAATGATAGATTGTGATCACACATTGGTTCTGCTTAGCTGA
- the qatC gene encoding Qat anti-phage system QueC-like protein QatC, with amino-acid sequence MGALPVTRLVFHHNHQLLPPASDDLLPVQLYSLSGQTRGDISVIGNPVVDKIKRLGVRLSAQVMDFLTIALAVTAADSFVRRADASDGWTRQFSIQLPLHDPGRWQVLKKDLHKTLHFLSGDIWDFDFQEGGYPPPAPYRQRDRFHLVRLRGIDCVCLFSGGLDSAIGAIDLLEQSKSPLLVSHAYKGDKSHQDEIAKALKGRYARFEVNADPHLFNGETDITMRTRSINFLAFAAVGACAVQALTQENFVDLIVPENGFISLNAPLTSRRIGTLSTRTTHPHFIKSIQELFDAADISCRISNPYQFKTKGQMATECLNRELLKNVVSSTISCSHWKRTNQQCGVCVPCIIRRAALHAGGFNEETEYTYDKVADILNETDRRDDLLALSIAIAQRTTRKPVPWITDGGPLPPAQLMDFQKVFLEGLDEVHSFLKAEGAM; translated from the coding sequence ATGGGAGCTCTACCAGTGACACGTTTAGTATTTCATCACAATCATCAGCTACTGCCACCGGCAAGTGATGACCTGCTGCCAGTGCAACTCTATAGTCTGAGCGGGCAAACTCGGGGGGACATATCCGTTATCGGGAATCCGGTTGTGGACAAAATAAAGCGTTTGGGGGTGCGCCTTTCGGCTCAGGTTATGGACTTTCTGACTATAGCGCTCGCGGTAACAGCCGCGGATTCGTTTGTTCGGCGCGCGGATGCATCGGATGGCTGGACCCGGCAGTTTTCGATTCAGTTACCACTTCACGACCCCGGGCGATGGCAAGTGTTGAAGAAGGATCTTCATAAAACTCTGCATTTCCTCAGCGGCGATATCTGGGACTTTGACTTTCAGGAAGGAGGTTATCCACCACCCGCTCCTTATCGCCAACGTGACCGGTTCCATCTGGTGCGGCTAAGAGGCATTGATTGTGTATGTTTATTTTCTGGCGGGTTAGATTCGGCTATTGGGGCAATTGACTTGCTCGAGCAAAGCAAGTCCCCATTGTTGGTGAGCCATGCCTACAAGGGGGACAAAAGCCACCAGGATGAAATCGCCAAAGCATTGAAAGGCCGATACGCCAGATTCGAGGTAAATGCCGATCCACACCTTTTTAATGGTGAAACTGACATCACCATGCGGACACGCAGCATAAATTTTCTCGCATTTGCCGCGGTTGGGGCCTGCGCGGTACAAGCCCTCACTCAGGAAAACTTTGTTGACCTGATTGTTCCTGAAAATGGTTTCATTTCGCTGAATGCTCCTCTGACATCGAGACGCATTGGGACGTTGAGCACACGTACAACTCACCCCCACTTCATCAAAAGCATCCAGGAACTTTTTGACGCTGCAGATATCTCTTGCCGCATAAGCAATCCTTACCAATTCAAAACTAAAGGCCAGATGGCAACTGAATGTCTGAATAGGGAGTTGCTAAAGAATGTCGTCAGCAGTACGATATCTTGCAGTCATTGGAAGCGAACGAATCAGCAATGCGGCGTGTGTGTGCCTTGCATCATCCGGCGAGCCGCGCTCCATGCTGGCGGATTTAACGAAGAAACTGAATATACCTACGATAAAGTGGCGGACATTCTGAATGAAACTGATCGCAGAGATGATCTCTTGGCATTATCCATTGCCATAGCGCAAAGAACAACACGAAAACCTGTCCCCTGGATTACAGACGGGGGGCCTCTTCCTCCTGCGCAGTTAATGGATTTTCAAAAGGTCTTTTTAGAAGGGCTGGATGAGGTTCACTCTTTCCTTAAGGCCGAGGGTGCGATGTGA
- the qatD gene encoding Qat anti-phage system TatD family nuclease QatD — MHCHLDLYPDPFKIIEGCRARGTYVLSVTTTPKAWQGTSQLAEGCQRIRTALGLHPQLAHQRAHEIELFDALLPGTKYVGEIGLDASKGFKDHWDVQLKVFRHILKSVDRAGGRIMSVHSRGSAAAVLDELKGISGLPILHWFTGTPTQLKRAIDMGCWFSVGPAMLATKKGRDLVSIIPKERIVTESDGPFAKVSGKSLFPWDVDLSIKQISDIWKCDERKSEEILTNNFKQLCIKNNSC, encoded by the coding sequence ATGCACTGCCACCTGGATTTGTATCCGGATCCATTCAAGATTATCGAAGGATGTAGAGCAAGAGGCACCTATGTCCTGTCTGTCACAACAACGCCAAAAGCATGGCAAGGTACAAGCCAGCTCGCTGAGGGCTGCCAACGGATCCGAACCGCATTAGGCCTGCATCCGCAACTGGCTCATCAGCGCGCTCATGAGATTGAGCTTTTTGACGCCCTACTTCCCGGGACTAAGTACGTGGGAGAAATAGGTCTTGACGCGAGTAAAGGATTCAAAGATCACTGGGACGTTCAGCTCAAAGTGTTTCGCCACATTCTCAAGAGTGTGGACCGTGCTGGCGGGAGAATCATGAGTGTGCATAGTCGCGGCAGTGCAGCAGCTGTGTTGGACGAGTTGAAGGGTATTTCTGGTTTGCCCATTCTGCATTGGTTTACTGGAACGCCAACTCAGCTAAAGAGAGCTATCGATATGGGATGCTGGTTTTCTGTAGGGCCAGCCATGTTGGCCACAAAAAAAGGCCGTGACCTTGTTTCAATAATACCCAAAGAGCGTATTGTCACGGAGAGCGATGGGCCATTCGCAAAAGTATCGGGTAAATCATTGTTTCCGTGGGATGTTGACTTATCGATTAAACAAATTTCAGATATTTGGAAGTGTGATGAACGTAAATCAGAAGAAATTTTAACTAACAATTTCAAACAGCTTTGCATCAAAAATAATAGTTGCTAA
- a CDS encoding metallophosphoesterase translates to MKAFKKIPQNKAGKDYVIGDLHGAFDTLELALEQLGFNESCDRLFSVGDLIDRGPDSWKATEFLERDYVYAVRGNHEQGLIDLFADDKVHQDVLVFAIRQYKMNWLLEATDDQVVAVVNAAKKLPLALEIETEGGNIGIVHADVPEGITWQFFTECLEIPDSPYRDHALWNRTRVEFDLNIPVPGIDKVFVGHTPIEKVTRFGNICAIDTGAIFGELNQVVDGRLSVIDMSLTLDQIQAGEVYEYSLPASENIKALG, encoded by the coding sequence ATGAAGGCTTTCAAAAAAATCCCACAAAATAAAGCTGGCAAAGACTATGTAATTGGTGATCTGCATGGCGCCTTCGACACTCTCGAATTAGCGTTAGAGCAACTCGGTTTTAACGAATCATGTGATCGTCTTTTTTCGGTCGGGGACCTCATCGATCGCGGTCCTGATTCCTGGAAAGCTACCGAGTTTCTTGAGCGTGATTATGTTTATGCAGTCCGAGGAAATCATGAGCAAGGGCTGATTGATTTGTTTGCGGATGACAAAGTTCATCAGGACGTCTTGGTTTTCGCCATTAGGCAATACAAAATGAATTGGTTACTGGAAGCCACCGATGACCAGGTTGTTGCAGTCGTTAATGCGGCGAAAAAGCTGCCACTCGCATTAGAAATTGAAACTGAAGGCGGAAATATTGGGATTGTTCATGCCGATGTACCTGAGGGCATTACCTGGCAATTTTTTACCGAGTGCCTTGAAATCCCTGACTCGCCATATCGAGACCACGCATTGTGGAATCGCACCCGTGTCGAGTTTGATTTGAACATCCCGGTGCCGGGTATCGATAAAGTTTTCGTAGGTCATACACCAATAGAGAAAGTTACTCGATTCGGTAATATTTGCGCGATCGATACAGGAGCCATTTTCGGTGAACTTAACCAAGTGGTTGATGGACGACTCTCTGTCATTGATATGTCATTAACGCTTGATCAAATCCAGGCAGGAGAGGTCTACGAATACAGCTTACCTGCCTCTGAAAATATTAAAGCTTTAGGCTAA